Proteins encoded in a region of the Zea mays cultivar B73 chromosome 2, Zm-B73-REFERENCE-NAM-5.0, whole genome shotgun sequence genome:
- the LOC103647067 gene encoding E3 ubiquitin-protein ligase RNF181 homolog has product MDPVWLDLEWFHMDGAELANRGRRPDHLDDEDDLYVALALAPYVDRHRPRTRPRSPSPSPSPPSHEEAGDDAATARNNKRACIPAYSEAILGLKEVVPTAKHDDDDCAICLNPLADIAGPDHKKDDASATSMLRAMPCSHIFHQHCIFQWLHRNTVCPLCRYQLPTTFEDEDTEVEKDEEEMDNSNSRLNQIRRRLQILYN; this is encoded by the coding sequence ATGGATCCGGTGTGGTTAGACTTAGAGTGGTTCCACATGGACGGGGCGGAGCTCGCCAACCGCGGCCGTCGACCGGATCATCTTGATGATGAGGACGATCTCTATGTAGCCTTGGCCTTGGCTCCCTACGTTGATCGCCACCGGCCTCGAACCCGTCCCCGATCCCCATCCCCATCCCCATCCCCGCCCTCACACGAGGAAGCCGGGGACGACGCTGCTACTGCTCGCAACAACAAGCGTGCTTGCATCCCCGCTTACAGCGAAGCCATCCTGGGGCTCAAGGAGGTGGTGCCAACCGCTAAGCACGACGACGACGACTGTGCCATCTGCCTCAACCCATTGGCCGATATCGCTGGTCCTGATCACAAGAAGGACGACGCGTCAGCTACGTCGATGCTTCGGGCCATGCCCTGCTCCCACATCTTCCACCAGCACTGCATCTTCCAGTGGCTCCATCGCAACACCGTCTGTCCTCTCTGTCGCTACCAGCTGCCCACCACTTTCGAGGACGAGGACACTGAAGTCGAGAAGGACGAGGAGGAGATGGACAACTCAAATTCTCGATTGAATCAGATTAGACGACGACTGCAGATCTTGTACAACTAA